A genomic segment from Capsicum annuum cultivar UCD-10X-F1 unplaced genomic scaffold, UCD10Xv1.1 ctg71420, whole genome shotgun sequence encodes:
- the LOC107850139 gene encoding protein NRT1/ PTR FAMILY 1.2 isoform X2, producing the protein MNMGLLSLAPNLILYLMNEYHMDMVTGSNMLFIWSAVSNIAPVAAAIMADSFVGRFHMIGLGSVVSVVGMFSFWLTSVIPQARPPPCVNSIDICKSADMLQFLFVCLSFGIISIGEGAIRSSALAFGSDQLTGIVYQENVRAMERYFSWYYAVFALSSLVALTCLVYIQVNISWGLGFGVPVLVAFFATVLICLGTPLYVKLKPKSSLITGLFQVIVASYRNRRLRLSSQTADLLYHQKEGSAIALPSEKLRFLNKACIVQDPELDLSPDGEAIDPWRLCTVDQVEELKALLKVVPIWSTGVVSTIHSHNSFPVLQATSMDRHIGSSFEIPAASFGLFGVISAILWLVLYGCVILPLASKLTGKPVHFSTKQRMGFGLFLYFLAVLVSAAVESVRRSVAIKEGYSDDPQSVIPMSAVWLLPQYLIIGIAGAVYAPSQNQFYISEFPKTMSSVATALIGVGSAAGSLLASFVLNTTNELTKRGGQESWISSNINKGHYDYFYLVQAGICLVNILCYIVCCRAYGPCKGEEVEVMEEEKP; encoded by the exons ATGAACATGGGGTTGCTTTCTCTAGCACCGAATCTGATCCTGTATTTGATGAATGAGTATCACATGGATATGGTTACTGGGTCCAATATGCTTTTCATCTGGTCAGCAGTTTCCAACATCGCTCCAGTTGCTGCGGCCATTATGGCGGATTCTTTTGTGGGTCGGTTTCACATGATAGGCTTGGGATCTGTTGTCAGCGTTGTG gGGATGTTTTCGTTTTGGCTGACATCAGTAATTCCGCAAGCAAGGCCCCCACCCTGTGTCAATTCCATCGACATTTGCAAATCAGCAGATATGTTACAATTCTTGTTCGTATGTTTGTCTTTTGGGATCATTTCCATCGGAGAAGGTGCAATCAGATCCTCAGCTTTAGCATTTGGTTCTGATCAATTGACAGGAATAGTATATCAAGAAAATGTGCGTGCAATGGAGAGATACTTCAGCTGGTACTATGCCGTGTTTGCTTTGTCTAGCCTGGTTGCTCTCACATGTCTTGTTTATATCCAAGTCAACATTAGCTGGGGTTTAGGTTTTGGAGTTCCGGTTTTGGTAGCGTTTTTTGCAACTGTTCTAATTTGTTTGGGTACTCCATTATACGTGAAGCTGAAGCCTAAATCGAGCTTAATCACTGGCCTTTTTCAAGTGATTGTAGCCTCTTATAGAAATAGACGTCTCAGATTGTCGTCACAGACTGCAGATTTACTATACCATCAGAAAGAAGGGTCAGCCATAGCTCTTCCAAGTGAAAAACTAAG GTTTCTGAATAAAGCTTGCATTGTACAAGATCCTGAGCTAGATTTGAGCCCAGATGGAGAAGCAATAGATCCTTGGCGTCTGTGCACCGTAGATCAAGTAGAGGAGCTGAAAGCATTGCTCAAAGTTGTTCCAATCTGGTCGACAGGAGTTGTGTCGACCATACATAGCCATAACTCTTTTCCAGTACTTCAAGCAACTTCCATGGATCGACATATTGGTTCAAGCTTTGAAATCCCTGCTGCTTCCTTTGGCCTCTTCGGTGTCATCTCTGCTATACTTTGGCTTGTCCTCTATGGTTGTGTGATTCTTCCCTTAGCATCAAAACTGACTGGAAAACCTGTCCACTTCAGCACGAAACAGAGAATGGGGTttggtttatttctttatttcctGGCAGTTTTAGTTTCAGCTGCTGTAGAAAGTGTCCGGAGAAGTGTTGCAATCAAGGAGGGGTACTCTGACGATCCACAAAGCGTGATCCCTATGTCAGCAGTTTGGCTACTTCCCCAGTATTTAATTATTGGCATTGCAGGTGCCGTGTACGCCCCCAGCCAAAACCAATTTTACATATCAGAATTTCCTAAAACCATGTCTAGTGTAGCTACTGCTCTAATAGGAGTTGGTAGCGCAGCGGGAAGCTTACTAGCTAGCTTTGTACTGAATACTACAAACGAGTTGACCAAAAGAGGTGGGCAAGAGAGTTGGATATCGAGCAATATAAACAAGGGCCATTACGACTACTTTTATTTGGTTCAAGCAGGAATTTGTCTGGTAAACATACTGTGTTATATTGTTTGCTGTAGAGCTTATGGTCCTTGTAAAGGAGAGGAGGTAGAAGTTATGGAAGAAGAAAAACCATGA
- the LOC107850139 gene encoding protein NRT1/ PTR FAMILY 1.2 isoform X1 — translation MEMENSSTEKGEMVEEPLLDASETQKGGFRALLFILGHTALMNMGLLSLAPNLILYLMNEYHMDMVTGSNMLFIWSAVSNIAPVAAAIMADSFVGRFHMIGLGSVVSVVGMFSFWLTSVIPQARPPPCVNSIDICKSADMLQFLFVCLSFGIISIGEGAIRSSALAFGSDQLTGIVYQENVRAMERYFSWYYAVFALSSLVALTCLVYIQVNISWGLGFGVPVLVAFFATVLICLGTPLYVKLKPKSSLITGLFQVIVASYRNRRLRLSSQTADLLYHQKEGSAIALPSEKLRFLNKACIVQDPELDLSPDGEAIDPWRLCTVDQVEELKALLKVVPIWSTGVVSTIHSHNSFPVLQATSMDRHIGSSFEIPAASFGLFGVISAILWLVLYGCVILPLASKLTGKPVHFSTKQRMGFGLFLYFLAVLVSAAVESVRRSVAIKEGYSDDPQSVIPMSAVWLLPQYLIIGIAGAVYAPSQNQFYISEFPKTMSSVATALIGVGSAAGSLLASFVLNTTNELTKRGGQESWISSNINKGHYDYFYLVQAGICLVNILCYIVCCRAYGPCKGEEVEVMEEEKP, via the exons GACATACGGCTTTGATGAACATGGGGTTGCTTTCTCTAGCACCGAATCTGATCCTGTATTTGATGAATGAGTATCACATGGATATGGTTACTGGGTCCAATATGCTTTTCATCTGGTCAGCAGTTTCCAACATCGCTCCAGTTGCTGCGGCCATTATGGCGGATTCTTTTGTGGGTCGGTTTCACATGATAGGCTTGGGATCTGTTGTCAGCGTTGTG gGGATGTTTTCGTTTTGGCTGACATCAGTAATTCCGCAAGCAAGGCCCCCACCCTGTGTCAATTCCATCGACATTTGCAAATCAGCAGATATGTTACAATTCTTGTTCGTATGTTTGTCTTTTGGGATCATTTCCATCGGAGAAGGTGCAATCAGATCCTCAGCTTTAGCATTTGGTTCTGATCAATTGACAGGAATAGTATATCAAGAAAATGTGCGTGCAATGGAGAGATACTTCAGCTGGTACTATGCCGTGTTTGCTTTGTCTAGCCTGGTTGCTCTCACATGTCTTGTTTATATCCAAGTCAACATTAGCTGGGGTTTAGGTTTTGGAGTTCCGGTTTTGGTAGCGTTTTTTGCAACTGTTCTAATTTGTTTGGGTACTCCATTATACGTGAAGCTGAAGCCTAAATCGAGCTTAATCACTGGCCTTTTTCAAGTGATTGTAGCCTCTTATAGAAATAGACGTCTCAGATTGTCGTCACAGACTGCAGATTTACTATACCATCAGAAAGAAGGGTCAGCCATAGCTCTTCCAAGTGAAAAACTAAG GTTTCTGAATAAAGCTTGCATTGTACAAGATCCTGAGCTAGATTTGAGCCCAGATGGAGAAGCAATAGATCCTTGGCGTCTGTGCACCGTAGATCAAGTAGAGGAGCTGAAAGCATTGCTCAAAGTTGTTCCAATCTGGTCGACAGGAGTTGTGTCGACCATACATAGCCATAACTCTTTTCCAGTACTTCAAGCAACTTCCATGGATCGACATATTGGTTCAAGCTTTGAAATCCCTGCTGCTTCCTTTGGCCTCTTCGGTGTCATCTCTGCTATACTTTGGCTTGTCCTCTATGGTTGTGTGATTCTTCCCTTAGCATCAAAACTGACTGGAAAACCTGTCCACTTCAGCACGAAACAGAGAATGGGGTttggtttatttctttatttcctGGCAGTTTTAGTTTCAGCTGCTGTAGAAAGTGTCCGGAGAAGTGTTGCAATCAAGGAGGGGTACTCTGACGATCCACAAAGCGTGATCCCTATGTCAGCAGTTTGGCTACTTCCCCAGTATTTAATTATTGGCATTGCAGGTGCCGTGTACGCCCCCAGCCAAAACCAATTTTACATATCAGAATTTCCTAAAACCATGTCTAGTGTAGCTACTGCTCTAATAGGAGTTGGTAGCGCAGCGGGAAGCTTACTAGCTAGCTTTGTACTGAATACTACAAACGAGTTGACCAAAAGAGGTGGGCAAGAGAGTTGGATATCGAGCAATATAAACAAGGGCCATTACGACTACTTTTATTTGGTTCAAGCAGGAATTTGTCTGGTAAACATACTGTGTTATATTGTTTGCTGTAGAGCTTATGGTCCTTGTAAAGGAGAGGAGGTAGAAGTTATGGAAGAAGAAAAACCATGA